The DNA region TAGGGATGAACAGGGTGCGGCCCAAAGAAGGCTGGAATTGGAGTGGACAGGGCGAGCAGCTTCTCACCCGGTTCTGCACGGTGTCCTCGGGCGCCGTCAAGAGTCGTGTCCGCCGCCGGAGGCAGAgtggtggggcagggggagggggggacTGGGTTCTTCGCGCTGGAATTCCCCCCATGATAGATGGCAGCTTCTCGACTGCATCGTTCCGCGCGTAGCCTCCCGGCCCTAAGGCAGCCATCGTCGCATCGGAGACCGGCGACCGTTATGCTCTTTAACCGCCGCGGCCGCCACGACCCACTCGAATAGTGAATAGCCGCGGGAAAGCCGGCGGCGCTGCCCATTGGACGCGGCAGCCACCCGTCTGGCCAATCTCGGGGCGGCCGGACGGAGATCAGGACCAATAGGAGCTAAGAGGCGGAGCCAGAGTACCAGGCAGGGCGGGGCTGCAGCCAATCTATTTGGTTCTGATCAAGCATTTTGGGGCTTCTCGTTCAGactgtttttctcattctttggaATGTACAGTGATTAACTTTTACTAGGCTAAGGCCATAGCCCTCTCCTTTGCTTTTTGCTGCCACCGGGACGACTATCCGGGCTATGGCAGTCGCCCGATGTTGGTTTAGGGTGGAGCGGAAAGAGCCTGCCGGCCCAGAGGACTCAGTTGGCACAGGCTCAGAAACCCTAAGACGCCGCCTTTCCCTAAACATGTGATGAAGGTTAGAGCGGCGTAGAACCGGTTTTGCGTAGACATACTTGCGTTTCCTCACCAACCATGTGACCAGGGTGTAGCAGTGGTAACGCGGAGGGACACCTGGTATGCAAGCCGGCTCAGCACACCCCTGTCACATGACACCGAGGATGTCAcgtgaggcaggaggagagtgCTCGGGAGGGGCGGGAATCGGCTGCTCCCGGCGAGGAGTAAAGTGGGGCCTGTGACCGAGCAAAAAGCAACCGGGTTGGACAGCCATGCCCAAGTACTGCAGGGCTCCGAACTGCTCTAACACTGCGGGCCAACTGGGATCAGACAACCGCCCTGTGAGCTTCTACAAGTGAGCGCAAGCGCGGGGCGGGGCTTTCGGGGGCGGGGCCTGGAAGGGGCGGGGCCCAAGGAGAAATGCAGCTGTTTTTGGCATCTGGTCTTGCAGGAGGGGTGTAGGAAGGTGAAAATGGGCGAAACAGCAGAGGTAGACACAGGTAATGCACTGAACGAGTAGAAAAGGGAGACGGTGATGTAAGGAAAGGTGGGGTTCTATAACTTAAAATGTCCATTCTTCATCTCCACTCATTAGAGGCATCTCAACCTCAATATATCTGAAGCTGAGCTTCTTATCTTATCTCCCTAAACCTTTCACAGTCTTTCCTATCTTAATAGCTAATTCTGGAGGAGCTAAGTCACCTCAACACAGAAAAATAGCAGGGAGAACTGGAGATTGTAGCtcagggccctgggttggatccccaacaccccggggggggggggggaaacggAGAAAAGCGGTCTCAATTTATAGCCCAGGTTCAAAGCTTCAGAAAAGGGATATCCAGACCAAATATTCCACAGCTATCTAAATTTTAGTGCTTCCAAGGAGACGGGACCTAGTCCCACTTTGCAATCCAGACCTAATATTGATCCCTTTACACAGAGTTCTGATTTGCTTTGAACCTATCTAAACACTGCTTCATTTATATTTCACCTGAATTTCACTCTTCCCCTAAACCCAGATATGTTATGTTTTCCTTTGTTTGGCAAGACTCTCTGGTGTGCAAACTCCCTCTTTGCTATAGTAAATGAGTACAGGTTTGTCTGGTCATCTTAGCCTAAGTGGGCTGGAACATGTTCTTCATCCTGTCCATATGCAAATCCTGTTGGCTCTCCCTTAAGAATCTATCCAGAATCTGATCTTGTCTAACTCCCTCCTTCAACTTGACTCTATTAATAGTCTCTTCACTGGTCTCCCTACTCTCACCCCTGCTGGCACCAAGTCTCTTCCATCTACAGCCAGAGGGAACCTAGACCTAAATCAGTTCAGggccctcttcttttttttaatatttgttttttagttgtagttggacacaataccttcattttatttattcatttttatgtggtgctgaggatcgaacccagggccgcacatgtgcaaggtgagcgctgtaccgctgagccacaaccccagcccagttcagGGCCCTCTTCTACTCTGATCCCTCCCCTGGCCCACACCTTACTATAAAAAACAAGATGAGGTCTGATGGAGTAAAAAAGCAGGCTTACAAAATCCTACAAGAGCTGGTTCCCCACTACCTGTATAACCTCatctcctccttcctgcctctcacTCTGCTTCAGTGACAACTGCCTACTCCATGTTCATTTAGCATGCCAGGGCTGCATTGCTGCTCCAGGGCCTTTGCCTATGCCAGTTATTCCCTATGAAAAGTTCTTGCCTTTATGACCACCACCCTATGTAAAATTGTGATTGCCTTCCAATACACATAACCCTCCCTGTCTGCTTCCtactttaatttccctttaaatacATCATTATCTATCATATCACATATTTTAGGTATTTATTCATTGTCTTTCTCATTAGAATGTCACTAAGCTCTTTAAAGCCAGGGAATTTTGTCTGCCTTGTTTCCTGTTGTGTCCCCAGACTCTAGAACTGTTTCTGACACATAGTGGATGTCCAGTAGATATTTGTTTGATAGGTTTTGATTATTGGATTTCAAATGGAGTCTCCAGGAAACCAGCATTCCATGTCCCATTTCTCCTCTGAGGGACTTCGGTATAGAgtagaggagagcagaggagtCTTCAAACTTAAATCATCcagatttgctttttaaaatatgtcactCTGGCACTGCTTATTAATTCAGTAACTGTTTTGAGTGTCTTGTGGAGAAGCAGGCAAGACCCTGTTGTATCCAATCTATGACCCCAGCTAATCTGTTCCTGCCATGACAGACTCATGGAAGGGGAGGGATCAAACATTAAAGAACTGCATATACAACCCAGAAGTTATTCATgatccttttctctctctcccttccttccttcctttctttctttcttttcttgtactggggattgagaccagcccttttttgtttatattttgagacagggtctcactgttatccaggctggccttgaacttgtgatcctcctccctcagctccctaaattgctgagattatgggATGTGCCACCATATTTGGCCCATTCATCTTTTCTCTTAATGAGAGACTGAGATAGCTGCTTGCTGGTCTTCCTGTTTCCACTGTGGCCTTCCttacaacaacaacagcagcaaattTGGGTAGCACtccatatgccaggcactgttctagtgTTTcgtaagtaataataatattaatgagAATAAGGATGACAACTGTACATAGCAGCAagattgctttaaaaattagttcATGTCTTCATTGGTACCCACCAATGACTTTCAGGCTGTTCTTCACACTGTCTGGTCCATATCCACCTTAAGGCCCAACCTAAGTTAGTCTCACAGAAACCATTTAGCTAAAAGTGAAGAGAAGGAGCATTTCCTGAAGAGATTCAGGAGAAGGATGGGTACCAGGTGGGAAACAAGGTGAAATATTGAGGGAAGTGGCTAACAGAAAATTTGAGAGCCTGCCTGGCAGCCAAAGAGAACATTCATTAGCTCTGATTTAGGCCCTTTCATAGACAAGTGACAGTCATCACTAATGGGGGGCTATCAGTTAGGAATTGCATCTGACTGGCAGTAACAAAATCCTGAAATAATAGTGGCTTAAACAAATTATGAGGGCCATAGGAATTGGCATGGTAGTTATGTTGCAGTAGCAAACTCCCCGTCTCCACAGCTTACTATAACAAAGATTTATTCTTTGCTCATGCTATGTTCTTTGCATGTCATTTGTGGGCCTGCTCTATAGTGCCTTAATTGAAGATTCAGATGGAGGGAACTGTCCCTACTTGGAATATTGCTGGTTtgtaggagaaagaaaagagaaagtataGAGAACAATCCAGTGGCTtctggtaaattttatatttagaagtgGTCCGTGTCACTTTTCACTTACATTCTTTTGGCCAAAGCAAGTATATGGGAAGCCACCTGTCCATGGAGCTGAGATGTATAATCTTCTTGTGGGGAGAGGCAGCAAAGTTTTAAACAATATGTTTCCTCACATAAAACAAGTATGGAGGTTGGAAGACCAGCACTGGGATGGCAGCCCCATAGTCTTCAGAGATGAGGGTCTTCTTTGTTTTCTCGTTCTTAACATGTGGCTTCTATCCAAAATGGCTGCCAATGCTCCAGCCATATGCCCTACCATTcctggaaggaagaaaagggaaaggaagagcaaAAACTAAACTGAGTCATCCCCCTTTACAAGGCCTTCCCAGAAACCCCATCCAGTGGTGGTTTCTTCATCATTGGTCACCCCCAACTACAAaaagaggctgggaaatgtagcaTATTAACTATACATTTAACCACCCTGCAGAAATCTTGagttaaataaagaagaaaagatctgGCAGCATATGCCACCCTATGCTCTAGACAAGATAACCAGCAAAACCAAAATAGTCAATGAAAAAGCAAACACTTGCTGTCCACTTAGCGTtagtgttttttttgtgtgtgtctggggCCTCTCACATTTAtacatactaagcaagcactccaccactgagtcacatccccagcccttcagtgGGTTTTTAGAGATGAATATTGCTCAATATTAATGTTGCTCTCCAtgaggctggggtggtggctcagtggtagagcacttgcctagcatgcatgaggcactggattcgattctgaacatcacatataaatgatttttttaaaaatgttgctatCCAGAGGAACAAGAGAGAATAAAAACCAGACCAAATTAGGGAAAGGCTTCCTGAGATAATTCGCTTTCCTTCTTTGCCCAGTGAGCTACTCTTATTGTATTTGAGCATCCTTTTTCTGTGTTAGGCATCTGGAAGATGTCCCACACCACATGATTCCCCCCTCCCACCGCCCAATTGCAGATTTGTCTGGGAAATGGAGTCTTTTAGCAGGACAGGTTATAGCCTCAAAgttggagttttgtttttaaggaaaaagaagagaatggaTATTACAGTAGTCAGTTGCCAGTCCCTGCTGGGGAGCGGGTGGGGATGGAAGTGCTGCTACATTAGGTCTCATGCAGTGTCCAGGAAGAATGGGGCTGGGATGGGTATATGTGGATCCCAGAAGAGGCTGAAGGGATCCATACTCGATGGCTATGTGCCCTGGGTTCTGCCCTTTGGGAGCCACAGCTCTTCTCTCAGTGGTTTCATCCAGCTGTCCCTCCTTCTCTGCCTTTTGTCTAAGAAGTCTTGCACCCCCTCTATCTCTATCCATTCCATCCATCCACTCCCTAAAGGtaacctccctccctccttccattcctcccttccctccttctttttctttaaaaagcaactgactttttttataactttatttttttatttatatttttatgtcacgctgaagatggaacccagtgccccacacgtgctaggcaagcgctctaccactgagccacaaccccagcccctagagcacaatttttcaagatgCTTGTTGTacactctgattttttttatggctagcttctgtttatgtttttttaaaacattttcttttaaattttttttgtagttgtagatggacaaatgtctttatttttgtggtgcaaaggattgaacccagtgcctcacatatgccaggcaagtgctctgccactgagttacagacCCAGCCCCTGTTTATGTTATTGATACTGGTTTTCCATTTTCAATTGTAGTGTATTGTGGTAtcttttaagtatatttaatacctaattttagttaattattcttttttttttaaaccagggattaaacccagggttccTTCCcaagaccttttttattttgagacagggactcacttagggacttgctaagttgctgaggttggctttgaacttgtgattctcctgcctcagcctcctgagctactgggattacaggtatgtgtgcCACTGTAACCAGCTAATGTTGGTTAATCTTAAGAAAACTATTAAGTAATGTCATAGATATGAAAAACATCATGCAGATTCATGTACATGAATGAACATTTTAGTTATCTAATGCTATATAACAAAACATCCACAAATTCAGCAGCTTAAGATAAACATTTAATGTCTCACAGTTCCTGGCAGCTGCTACAGAACAGACTAGCCAGAGCTTAGTCATGTGGCCTCCTTGGCTGCAAATGGGGCTGGAAAATGAGGTCTTTATTGTGGATAGCCTTGAGCCCAGGTCTGACTAGAGAGTGTATTACTATCTTAAGAGGGCAAGAACAGTTGCTGGGGACAAATAGCACCAGGAAACAGGAGCAGTGGGGTCCTTTAGATGGTGTCTGATCAGATAATCTTCACCCACTGGGAAAGCTcttatttagttcatttttaaaaacatttcttttaattaaaaatgaatttagaagCATTCAGAATGTCAACAAAACagctataactttttttttggcaatTATAGAGCAGTACTCATTTAACAGAATAATTATTTGGCTGCATTAGACCCAATTGAAGATGGAAAAACTACTCTctgcatgtataactaatttgttCTGTGCACTACAAGAACCTGCTTTAAGTTTCCATGCCGGTCTGCAACCCACACTGTACTAGGCTGGGTGAGTAGCTATTGAAAAATaccacaaggggctggggttgttgctcagtggtagagcgcttgcctagcatgtgtcgggccctaggtttgatcctcagcaccacatacacacaaataaataaaataaaggtatatataaaaaaaaatgccacaagGACAGAGCTCTCTAAAGGCATATTTGTTTGTGTGTTAATTATACCAAAAGACactgaatactttttaaaaacaaatcttacaCAGACttgcagtttaatttttttctttaaaaggagtgAGTTGTATACAGGGGGAATTCAATGAtttatagacaagaaaaaaattgcactagaatcatcttcctcctcctgctcctttaCTCTTcatctccctcctcttcctttttcttactttttccaGCTTTGACAATGCTGTTTTTTGCTGTATCAGGTTTTCCTTTAACTTGATAGgcagtaataattttttttccatattttttctctattgtcATCTGCAACAGCGTTAAGTCCACATCTCTCCCAGTTTCTTTGCAACATCACTAATGGTCAGGCTGGgatattttcctttgatttttgggtGATACTCAGAATAGAACAAGAAGATGGAAGGAGGCCTCTGGGATGAATTGGGATCCTtggacttcttttttattttccctttaggAGGGAGGGAGGTTTTCATTTGCCTTTCATAATGGTCCTTGAAGCCTTTGCCATGTCTTcagatttccttttctctttagcAGACATTGTCTTCTACTTCCCTGAGCACTTTTAGAATAACACTCTGGGGGCTTCTTCTGTTCCTCCTATCAAGTTCAAGTTCACACAAAGAGTGCATGTGAGGCTATTCTGCTCTTGGCCTCTTAGGATCTTTTTTGTCCATGTTTAGTACTTTTTCTCAGCAAGGCACAGAGTTACCTAGTGCATGTGTGACTCTCATATTCCCTGGTGCTGTCTCTGTGGAGCTCAATATACTGCAGCAGCTatctaaaatgttttgtttttgtttcatggtGCTGGttcttgaacccagggcctcaggcatgctaagcaagtgctctaccactgagcacacccCTGGCCCTTGCTAAAatgtttttaaccttttatttatttatttggtatcagggattgaacccaggggttcttaaccactgagctccatccccagctctttttattttttatttttgagacaaggtctttctaagttgcttagggccttgctaagttgctaaggatggctctgaacttgtgatcttcctacttcagcctcctgagctatgggaattataggtgtgtgccactgtgctctgctaaaactttatttttaattgtagtaaaATACACATTATATAAGAtataccatcttaaccatttttaagtgtacagttcagcaATGTTAAGTATATTCCTATTGTTGTAaccaatctccagaactttttggttggtaaattagaaaaaaaatagaatttctctATTCCCACTGTGCAATACCCATTTCCCCCTTCTCTCAGCCCCTGGTGACCACCAGGGTCTGTCTCTGTGAATTGACCACTCTAAAGACCTCATAAAAGTGAAAGCATCAGTATTCTTCTTTGTGActagcttattttatttcttctaatggtcccaaggttcatccatgtcgcaccatatgtcagaatttctttcctttttgaggctaaataatatcccattgtataaTATGTgccacatttgtttatccattcacctgtcaGTTGACGTGTTCACCTTTTGGCTTTGTGAATTAAGTTGCTTTGGACATTGTGTACAAGACCCTGCTTTCATTTGTTTTGGGTATAACCCAGAAGTGGATTGCTGAATCATAaagtgattctatttttaattttttgagaaactgccatgttgttttccataatggctataccaTTTTGTGCTTCCAACAGTGTACAGGGATCTAGTTTCTCCGCATCCTCtgtcattttctgtatttatttatttatttgtttattgattgattgattgattgattgtttttgCAGTAGCCATTCCAATAGTTGGGGGTAACATTCataatagttttgatttgcattttcctaattattaGTGATATtgggcatcttttcatatgcttgttgtccatttgtatatcttctttggagaaatgtctgttcaagtcctttgcccatttttaattaagttgtgtttttattattgttgagttgcttataaatttttaaaggttattttcaaacatacacaaaaaaatagagtatattttgcTGGTCTTTTTTCACTTCCCTGCCCCACACACCTCGAAGTTTTTTGCCCCTCATTTTAAAGTAAAtcctagggctgggaatgtagctaacTGGTAGAGTACTTTTGTAGCACACAGGgcatcctgggtttgatccctagcacctgaaaaagaaacaacaagaacaacaacaataacaacaacaacaacaacaaaaaaccctaaagTAAATCCCAGACATCAGGTCTTCTACTTGTGAAAACTTCAGAATGTTTTTCTAACAGAagacttttattttgtatttatttgtttattgcagTGCTGGGAGTGGAAAGCAGGGATGTTAAGTGAGTATGTCCCACTGACctacatcaccagccccttttaaaataaaaaaatatatatattggagGGTGGCGGTaccaggattgaattcaggggcacttgaccactgagccacatctctagccctattttgtattttatttagagacagggtctcactgagttgcttagcacctcatttttgctgaggctggctttgaacttgtgatcctcctgtctcagcctcccaagccactgggattataggcatttgccaacAAGCctggctaaaatttttaaattttgagacagggtcttactaagttgctgaggctcctacctcagcctcctcagagGCTATGATCTCAGAGTAGCTGTGgtcacaggtgtgtaccaccaagcctggccaGAATCCTGTTTTAGAAGGATACATTATCACATCTAgcaaaattaatttcttacaaTTACCTAATacccaatttctgttttattttctccagtTGTCTTGAAATGGCTTTTTATTgaatgttttgggtttttttttttttttttttttttgtgaacaaGGTCCACATCCTGCATTTGGGTGGTGTTTCTTAAATCTCTCAACCTGTAACCCCCACTCACATGCCATATGGTTGGGGAAGAAGCATTTTCACTTGATGGCAGGATCTCTCTTACTCTAGATGTTTGCTTTTATAGACCACTCCTTTAGGTTCATGTGAAGTAACCTGAGGGTAGGGAGTAGAGGTGGGCAGGGAAACCAGGAAGAAGGCTGCTCCCAGGAGAACTGGGAGATTCcgtgaaggagagagagggagttGCTGGATGTGGAGCCCACATATGGGAAGCGAGTGAGGTAGAGAAAGCGTGGATGGACGACAGAGACTCAGAACCCAGGGATCTCAGGTATAGATAGGTACCCtcagagtggggtgggtggggaccTGTAGCGCTGACCCTGCTATCCCACCGCTCTGCAGGTTCCCGCTGAAGGACGGCCCCAGGCTCCAGGCCTGGTTGCGATGCATGGGCCGGGAGCACTGGGTGCCCAGCTGCCACCAGCACTTGTGCAGTGAGCACTTCACACCTTCCTGCTTCCAGTGGCGCTGGGGCGTGCGCTACCTGCGGCCAGACGCGGTGCCCTCCATCTTCTCCCGGGTGCCGCCAGCCAAGGTGAGCGCGGGATGTCCAATGAGTGGAGTCTGATCCCCAGCCTTCCCTACCTGGGACACAATTCCTAGAGTCTGGTTCCTGGCCTTCCCTTTCTAAGCGAAGTCCTTCCCCAGGTCTGCCCCTCTGCCCTTCCCTCCTTAGGAAGTTCCTGGCTGAAGTCATCTTACCCAGGGAAGTCCCCCTTGGAGACTGACCTAACCTCTCCAGGAAATGCCTCTTGGAGTCTGGCCCTGAAGGGCCATCCCCACCCTATGCCTTGTCTTCCAGAGCCCGCGGAGGACCCGAAGTACCCAGAAGCCAGTcacgcctcctcctcctcctcccccgccACAGGAGGCAGGACTCCCCCGGGAGTCCATGGTTGCAGCCTCTGGCCCAGTGCACGTAGTGGTGCTGGGGCCTGCATCTGACGGCGCCAAGGCTGCGTCCACCGTGCTCCTGacccccctgccccttccctccgCTCCTGCAGGGCGGAGGACTGGAGTTTCTGCCCAGCACCCACGGGCGGGACTGGGAGCGGTGCTGGGAGCACTGCAGCGGCGGGTGCGGAGGCTGCAGCGGCGCCACCAACGGCACCAGGCTCAGCTCCAGGCTCTGGAACAGCTGGCGCTGCAGCTGCGCACGGAGAGCCTGCAGGCTCGGGCGCACCAGGGCCAGCTTCGCGTGGTGAGTGGCGCAGGGGCTTGGGACTGGTGTCCAGGGCGTCTTGCCTGGCCTGCACAGTGTCctcatttatgtttaaaaatccCAATGTTTCATTCAGGTTTCCAAATTGCTGGTTGGGCAGGGGaagaatctggggctggggatgaggctcagtgtttacagcacttgcctagcatgcgggaagccctgggttccatccccagctcagcaaaaaagaaaaataaatgtcaatctGGCAACTATTGGTTGGAGCTGAGTAATGGCTGCTCcatttatgaataatatttagGAAGTTCTCACTTCCTGCCAGACACATACTTAATAACTTATTGAAAATTCACTACCATCTTGGTACTCTTGTTGTTCCCATTTGCCAGATGAAAAAGCTGCAGCATAGAACAGTctagtaacttgcccaaagtcaggCAGCCAGGACTCAAAATCAGATGTCTAGCACCGGAAGAAGCCCGGCTGTCCTGTTGGAAAGCTCCCTTCTCAGCCCCTTAAATTCACAACCCTTTTACTATGGTCTCCCACACTCTCTCTAAAGCTCTTTATCCATACATTTTACTactgggttgttttttgttttggttgagGGAAGAGTGAAAAATCAAAGCTTGACCATGTCAGTCCCCTGCTTAAAAACTAGGGCTTAGCTTGAGGGCCTCAACCTATCACCCACCCACTCAGAATCCTACCTGGATGGGACAAGCATCCAGGCAGAGCTGTGGAGACAAGAGGAGGGGGGCTCAGAAAGGAGCTGAAGTGTCTCAGGTAGACAGCTAATGGGTTGGACATGACCTCCAGATATAATTTGTTTGGCCTCAACAGTGctttaaaatcacttttaatcTTTCCTGAAGGCTCAGTAGATCTTGCAGCGCAGGGTTCATATTCTCAGGTAATAGCAGCTAGCTGGAATTGCAGTGTGACTGCCCCTGGGGGCTTTGAGGCTATGGCCTGGAACCCAGAGGGACAGTGGGGCTGGGTCACAATTCAGTCTCAGGCTGGAGCTCTCCATGGAGCCTGCCTTGGgctgactctctctctctgcctcccctgTCCCCATTCAATCCCTGTTTCCTACTCATTCATCCTGTGTCCCTGTCTGCCCATGTCTCTCTGCATCTGCCTTTGCCCCCCATATCAATGTCCTTGTCGACACATCCATCTCCCCATGTCCCTGTCCTTCCACATCTCTCTCCTATTTTCCCACACTTCTTTTCTCTCCCATGAATGTCTCTGGCTTCACATCTGCTTCCCTGTCTTCCATCACATTTCACTCTGTTTCCTGACACCCCTCCTTCTCTGATGTCCGTTGGTCCTCACCATTTCTGTCTGTCCCTCAATCTCCTCACCCCTTGCTCCCCTTTGTTCCCCATCTCTACTGCTTCTTTGCCTGGAATGGCTCAGCTGCCTGGATCTGAGGAATCCCAAACCTTCACCATCATCTGTGGAGGGCCTGACATAGCTGTGGTCCTTGCCCAAGACCCTGCACCTGCCACACTGGATGCCAAGCCTGAGCTGGACACCCAGTCACCCAGTGCCTAAGGGTCAGGACGGACAATGTCAAGGGACAGAAGATGCAAGATGGAAGAAGAGAGCCCATCACACATGTGCTTGGCCCAGCCCTATCACCCATGCCTGGGGAGGAGCAGTGCTTTCCCCAAGTACCTAGATTCTTCTCCCCACTTCTAGG from Marmota flaviventris isolate mMarFla1 chromosome 18, mMarFla1.hap1, whole genome shotgun sequence includes:
- the Thap8 gene encoding THAP domain-containing protein 8 isoform X1, translated to MPKYCRAPNCSNTAGQLGSDNRPVSFYKFPLKDGPRLQAWLRCMGREHWVPSCHQHLCSEHFTPSCFQWRWGVRYLRPDAVPSIFSRVPPAKSPRRTRSTQKPVTPPPPPPPPQEAGLPRESMVAASGPVHVVVLGPASDGAKAASTVLLTPLPLPSAPAGRRTGVSAQHPRAGLGAVLGALQRRVRRLQRRHQRHQAQLQALEQLALQLRTESLQARAHQGQLRVLPGSEESQTFTIICGGPDIAVVLAQDPAPATLDAKPELDTQSPSA
- the Thap8 gene encoding THAP domain-containing protein 8 isoform X2 — its product is MGREHWVPSCHQHLCSEHFTPSCFQWRWGVRYLRPDAVPSIFSRVPPAKSPRRTRSTQKPVTPPPPPPPPQEAGLPRESMVAASGPVHVVVLGPASDGAKAASTVLLTPLPLPSAPAGRRTGVSAQHPRAGLGAVLGALQRRVRRLQRRHQRHQAQLQALEQLALQLRTESLQARAHQGQLRVLPGSEESQTFTIICGGPDIAVVLAQDPAPATLDAKPELDTQSPSA